The Halobacteriovoraceae bacterium genome includes a region encoding these proteins:
- a CDS encoding DUF4149 domain-containing protein, which produces MPIVIMMFVLSMWLGTTLLVDFVAVPTVFRTLNELYSAGEVGISIFSKYVYAEIILCAFAIFTAFFLKKKWKYILPLLVLGTGLGGYFYIIIPKITAFTGELKKLEEMKLVGELIKTYEISSQSLDYFHSLYIKMDSGKIVFLVILILFLFFDARKLRETT; this is translated from the coding sequence GTGCCTATTGTTATCATGATGTTCGTTCTAAGTATGTGGCTTGGAACTACATTGCTTGTTGATTTTGTTGCAGTTCCTACAGTCTTTAGAACACTAAATGAACTCTATTCAGCAGGAGAAGTTGGGATATCTATTTTTTCAAAATATGTTTATGCAGAAATAATTCTATGTGCATTTGCAATTTTTACTGCATTTTTTCTTAAAAAAAAGTGGAAATATATTCTTCCTCTCTTAGTTCTAGGTACTGGTCTAGGTGGATATTTTTATATTATTATTCCAAAAATAACAGCATTTACAGGTGAACTTAAAAAGTTAGAAGAGATGAAACTTGTTGGAGAGTTAATCAAAACTTATGAAATCTCATCTCAGTCACTTGATTATTTTCACAGTCTCTATATTAAGATGGATTCGGGGAAAATTGTTTTTCTAGTGATTCTAATATTGTTTTTATTTTTTGATGCAAGAAAATTAAGGGAAACAACATGA
- the tatC gene encoding twin-arginine translocase subunit TatC, producing the protein MKEMALTEHLEELRSRVIKVVYILTISFFACYAMGSEISEILLSPLREAIAQRGEGQIVYLGLLDKILSQLQVAFWSSILVSSPFWFYQLWGFIKPGLHDYEVKVIRPFIFIGFLFFCLGVSFGHFVVFPYTFQTLLGFGVDNVQATIGLKDYLVLASKVLVFLGIIFQLPNILLIMGYMGVVTKYSLRKIRPYVLVGFAVLSAVLTPPDIFTMAALWIPLVILYEIGVLGVAIFVHPFLEKQYS; encoded by the coding sequence TTGAAAGAAATGGCATTAACTGAGCATTTAGAAGAGCTGAGAAGTCGGGTAATCAAGGTTGTCTATATTTTGACAATTTCTTTTTTTGCTTGTTACGCCATGGGGAGTGAAATTTCTGAAATTCTACTTTCTCCCTTAAGAGAAGCTATTGCACAAAGAGGTGAAGGGCAAATCGTTTATTTAGGGCTTCTCGATAAAATTCTTTCACAACTACAAGTGGCCTTCTGGAGTTCAATTTTAGTGAGTTCTCCTTTTTGGTTTTATCAATTATGGGGTTTTATCAAACCTGGACTACATGATTATGAAGTCAAAGTGATTAGACCTTTTATTTTTATAGGCTTTCTCTTTTTTTGTTTAGGAGTGAGCTTTGGACATTTTGTTGTCTTTCCATATACATTTCAAACTCTATTAGGATTTGGAGTAGATAATGTGCAAGCGACTATTGGATTAAAAGACTATCTCGTTTTAGCATCTAAAGTTTTGGTTTTTTTGGGAATTATCTTTCAATTACCTAATATTCTTTTAATCATGGGATACATGGGAGTAGTGACAAAATATTCTCTTAGAAAAATTCGTCCGTATGTACTTGTTGGTTTTGCTGTACTTTCGGCCGTATTAACACCACCTGATATTTTCACAATGGCCGCTCTATGGATACCCTTAGTTATTCTCTATGAAATTGGTGTTCTTGGTGTGGCCATTTTTGTACATCCTTTTTTAGAAAAACAATACTCATAA
- a CDS encoding (2Fe-2S)-binding protein produces the protein MSQLNEIFRNSTFNKTHVQFPHAKSSHNLWEYDYELSVELDNLKKIKAISHNSVDELWTPYFELYCQFCLKKSIAETLRFDFSTLYLEQICQDFEFIDLYEEGNLPFLFLPSFLMKKIHFKLNGEETNLCDLEGQSSNSLICRCFGVFRDQIEEKINSGEVKNTKDVTDLLLAGGGCSSCVEDIEEIIAQTLPQENLELSEEILISLNKYLKALYVSKIFFKVDCPSISYTSNSEIKIICKDKFTDIEKSKIEKKLKENFATQFNLDVNVVLVLF, from the coding sequence ATGTCACAACTTAATGAGATTTTTAGAAATTCAACATTTAACAAAACTCACGTTCAGTTTCCACATGCAAAAAGCTCACACAATCTGTGGGAGTATGACTATGAACTATCTGTTGAATTGGATAATTTAAAAAAGATTAAAGCAATTTCACATAACTCTGTAGATGAGCTTTGGACTCCTTACTTTGAATTATATTGTCAATTTTGCCTAAAAAAATCTATCGCCGAAACATTGAGATTTGATTTTTCTACACTCTACTTGGAGCAGATTTGCCAAGACTTTGAGTTCATTGACCTCTACGAAGAAGGGAATTTACCATTTCTCTTTCTGCCTTCATTTCTAATGAAAAAGATTCATTTTAAATTAAATGGGGAGGAGACAAATCTTTGTGATCTCGAAGGGCAGAGTTCAAATTCTCTTATTTGTCGTTGCTTTGGTGTTTTTAGAGATCAGATTGAAGAAAAAATAAATTCTGGTGAAGTAAAAAATACGAAGGACGTAACCGATCTTTTACTCGCTGGTGGTGGTTGTTCAAGTTGTGTTGAAGACATTGAAGAAATTATCGCTCAAACACTACCACAAGAAAATTTAGAGTTAAGTGAAGAAATTCTAATAAGTCTCAATAAATATCTTAAAGCATTGTATGTCAGTAAAATATTTTTTAAAGTTGATTGTCCGTCTATTTCATATACGTCAAACAGTGAAATCAAAATAATTTGCAAAGACAAATTTACAGATATTGAGAAAAGTAAAATTGAAAAGAAATTGAAGGAAAATTTTGCAACACAATTTAATCTTGATGTTAATGTAGTCTTAGTGCTTTTCTGA
- the map gene encoding type I methionyl aminopeptidase, whose translation MINLKTKEEIEIMRKSCQLAANTLVYVEQFVKPGVTTGELNNICHKFITLNKAYPSPLNYHGFPKSVCTSRNEVICHGIPRDDESLFDGDILNIDVTTYLNNFHGDTNKTFLIGNVRPEIQKLVEVTKECLFEAIKIVKPGARLGDIGAIIQEIAHSYQYSVVREYCGHGIGREFHEAPQVVHYGKKGTGIEIKEGMTFTIEPMINLGTRNCHVLEDDWTVVTDDGLISAQFEHTIYVTQDGNEILTQPTMELEEINSLVQELEKNVTT comes from the coding sequence ATGATAAACTTAAAAACGAAAGAAGAAATTGAAATAATGCGAAAAAGCTGCCAGCTGGCCGCCAATACCTTGGTTTATGTTGAACAGTTTGTTAAACCTGGTGTTACAACAGGTGAACTTAATAATATTTGTCATAAATTTATAACTTTAAATAAGGCCTACCCGTCTCCACTTAATTATCATGGATTTCCAAAATCTGTATGTACTTCTCGTAATGAAGTAATATGCCATGGTATTCCTAGAGATGATGAATCTCTTTTTGATGGAGACATCCTTAATATTGATGTGACGACTTATTTAAACAACTTTCATGGAGATACGAATAAAACATTTTTGATTGGTAATGTTCGCCCAGAAATCCAAAAACTAGTAGAAGTGACAAAAGAATGTCTATTTGAGGCAATAAAAATAGTAAAACCAGGTGCCAGGCTCGGTGATATTGGTGCTATTATTCAAGAAATTGCACATTCTTATCAGTATTCAGTTGTCAGAGAATATTGCGGACATGGAATTGGTAGGGAGTTTCATGAAGCTCCTCAAGTTGTTCATTATGGAAAAAAAGGGACTGGCATAGAAATTAAAGAAGGAATGACCTTTACAATTGAACCCATGATTAATTTAGGAACAAGAAATTGCCATGTGTTAGAAGATGATTGGACTGTTGTTACTGATGATGGACTCATTTCTGCTCAATTTGAACACACTATCTATGTTACACAAGACGGGAATGAAATTTTAACTCAACCAACTATGGAGCTCGAAGAAATCAATTCACTTGTTCAAGAGCTTGAAAAAAATGTCACAACTTAA
- a CDS encoding leucyl/phenylalanyl-tRNA--protein transferase — protein MAIIQFPPIELADKDGLLALGGDLEVNSLLFAYRQGIFPWPISQEFPLAWFCPDPRGVLFADNFHVSRSFRRFLNTTSYEVKFNYDFRSVIENCANTQNRSGPAGTWITPELIQAYCHMFEMGYAYSVEVYDKGELAGGLYGVCINYFISGESMFYKKANASKFALYFLLEKLKLSGITWIDTQMVTPATHKLGAIEISRSDFFSLLNKSLERKIDRDELF, from the coding sequence ATGGCCATCATTCAATTTCCACCTATAGAGTTAGCTGATAAGGACGGTCTTTTGGCCTTAGGCGGTGATTTAGAAGTTAACTCACTACTTTTTGCCTATAGGCAAGGGATATTTCCCTGGCCTATTTCGCAAGAGTTTCCTTTGGCCTGGTTTTGTCCTGATCCAAGAGGCGTTTTATTTGCAGATAATTTTCATGTTTCTCGAAGCTTTAGAAGATTTCTGAATACTACATCATATGAGGTAAAATTCAATTATGATTTCCGCTCGGTGATAGAAAATTGTGCAAACACCCAAAATCGTTCTGGGCCTGCAGGAACATGGATTACGCCAGAGTTGATCCAGGCCTATTGTCATATGTTTGAAATGGGTTATGCATATTCAGTTGAAGTTTACGACAAAGGTGAATTGGCAGGTGGTTTGTATGGAGTCTGTATAAATTATTTTATTTCAGGTGAATCTATGTTTTATAAAAAAGCAAACGCCTCTAAATTTGCCTTATATTTTCTTTTAGAAAAACTAAAACTAAGTGGCATTACATGGATTGATACTCAGATGGTGACGCCGGCAACACATAAACTTGGAGCGATAGAAATTAGTAGATCCGATTTTTTCTCTCTTTTAAACAAATCTCTTGAACGAAAAATAGATCGAGATGAACTTTTTTAA
- a CDS encoding 4Fe-4S binding protein, with amino-acid sequence MRLKQKSPLIFYPFEKYRTSNRYRGLIALTTTEKSELSCISCGICLSVCPVNCLYIETNNVLKNEQRPPLDFKIDILKCVYCGFCEEICPVDAIRLTSELPPIIRKKEDAIWGIEELAFRKSLNGGKGLRGLLK; translated from the coding sequence ATGAGATTAAAACAAAAATCTCCTCTAATTTTTTACCCTTTTGAAAAATATCGTACATCAAATCGCTATAGAGGATTAATCGCACTAACAACAACAGAAAAAAGTGAATTAAGCTGTATTTCATGTGGAATTTGTCTATCAGTTTGTCCTGTCAATTGTTTATATATTGAAACAAATAATGTTTTAAAAAATGAACAGAGACCTCCGTTAGATTTCAAGATTGATATCCTTAAGTGTGTTTACTGTGGATTTTGTGAGGAAATATGTCCTGTGGATGCTATTCGTTTAACGAGTGAGCTCCCACCCATAATTCGCAAAAAAGAAGATGCCATCTGGGGAATTGAGGAACTTGCTTTTCGCAAAAGTTTAAATGGTGGTAAGGGACTAAGAGGACTCTTAAAGTAA
- a CDS encoding NADH-quinone oxidoreductase subunit C, with the protein MNIFQQLENEFGDSLSTQDNFTKINISKDVLREKIFILKSKYKLDYFVDHFVEDLGNSSTSSDLFRAYYQFYSLEHAIYVLIVVEINDGQCPGLREIIPSIGWYEREMHDLFGVQYDTYARGIPSLLIPDHINEKTFLNCFNPNGDLTISEIENFKTKSQKSVLDIQSDSYIGHISLRGPHSQGTYDIVCEIEEDKIISARPRAGFVHRGIEKQLQTIKYQFANHLLERLNFNSAFINSELWIQLVEKVLKITPTDYTMAARMVFIEFARISDHLQSLASMCYEVGATDLSNDLYLSKEMIHEIYEKCSGHRFTMTLNRIGGLSKQLPKAWVSSSFEVLFKIENVVASTYKKLVRSRGWMEMTKRGIINASEAVKIGASGPTLRATGINFDLRKQFPFYFYDDIDFEIPLGVYGSSYDRFLVRVEEILQSIRIISQVLDNFPATSHVTESFLDRFFNYHQTNELDDRIVKSNYVINEAMCIPEGIYVHHIESSNGLLGMTLISDGKESPKRVKIKAPSFDHFQTFSKISIGLNPQEVRLALNSVNINSSEMDR; encoded by the coding sequence GTGAACATCTTCCAACAATTAGAAAATGAGTTTGGCGACTCACTATCAACACAAGACAATTTTACAAAAATAAATATATCTAAAGATGTCCTCAGAGAAAAAATATTTATCTTAAAATCTAAATATAAATTAGATTATTTTGTAGACCATTTTGTTGAAGATCTAGGCAATTCTTCAACTTCAAGCGACTTGTTTAGAGCATATTATCAGTTTTATTCACTTGAACATGCTATCTACGTGCTAATTGTAGTAGAAATCAATGATGGCCAATGTCCTGGACTAAGAGAAATAATTCCAAGCATAGGGTGGTACGAAAGAGAAATGCACGATCTGTTTGGGGTTCAGTATGATACCTATGCAAGAGGTATACCATCTCTACTGATTCCTGATCATATCAATGAAAAAACATTTTTAAATTGCTTTAATCCGAATGGAGATCTAACAATTTCAGAAATTGAAAATTTTAAGACTAAAAGTCAAAAATCAGTGTTAGATATTCAATCAGATTCATATATAGGTCACATTTCTTTAAGAGGTCCTCATTCTCAGGGGACCTATGATATTGTATGCGAAATTGAAGAGGATAAGATAATTAGTGCGAGACCCAGAGCAGGATTTGTCCATAGGGGAATTGAAAAGCAACTACAAACGATTAAATATCAGTTTGCAAACCATCTTCTTGAGCGACTCAATTTTAATTCAGCATTTATAAATTCTGAATTATGGATTCAGCTAGTTGAAAAAGTTTTAAAAATAACTCCTACTGATTATACAATGGCCGCACGTATGGTCTTTATAGAATTTGCGAGAATAAGTGATCACTTACAAAGCCTGGCATCCATGTGTTATGAAGTTGGAGCTACAGATCTATCAAATGATCTTTACCTATCAAAAGAAATGATCCATGAAATCTATGAAAAATGTTCAGGTCATCGTTTTACGATGACACTGAATAGAATTGGAGGTCTTTCAAAACAACTCCCTAAGGCCTGGGTAAGTTCTTCATTTGAAGTACTATTTAAAATTGAAAATGTTGTAGCTTCTACCTACAAAAAGTTAGTAAGATCTCGTGGTTGGATGGAAATGACAAAAAGAGGAATTATTAATGCATCTGAAGCAGTTAAAATAGGAGCTTCTGGGCCCACACTTAGAGCAACAGGAATAAATTTTGACTTAAGGAAACAATTTCCTTTTTACTTTTATGACGATATTGATTTCGAAATTCCACTAGGTGTTTATGGATCAAGCTATGATCGGTTTTTAGTGAGAGTTGAAGAAATTTTACAATCAATTAGGATTATTTCACAAGTTCTAGATAACTTTCCGGCCACTTCACATGTCACAGAAAGTTTTTTAGATAGATTTTTCAACTATCACCAAACAAATGAACTTGATGATAGAATTGTCAAAAGTAATTATGTCATTAATGAGGCGATGTGTATCCCTGAGGGAATCTATGTACATCATATTGAATCAAGTAATGGACTTTTAGGCATGACGCTCATTTCTGACGGAAAAGAGAGTCCAAAAAGGGTAAAGATTAAAGCTCCGTCATTTGATCATTTTCAAACATTTAGTAAAATATCAATAGGACTTAACCCACAAGAAGTAAGATTGGCCCTAAATTCTGTTAATATAAATTCTTCTGAAATGGATCGATAA
- the nuoB gene encoding NADH-quinone oxidoreductase subunit NuoB, with the protein MSTFLKSVTGQRIFPKILPMIESTETNEETSQLGSTFRANSFFKRIELWANTNTISPMPIGTACCSFEYISACGPRYQMDRFIPALLQVDPSESDLLIISGPITTKMLPYLLRIYEKMVSPKWVIALGACTSCGGPFNGPNIIHSIEKYINIDLFIPGCPPSPQSIIEGVLTLKEKIKAEL; encoded by the coding sequence ATGAGTACATTTCTAAAATCAGTGACAGGCCAAAGAATCTTTCCTAAAATACTTCCCATGATAGAATCTACAGAAACTAATGAAGAAACAAGTCAACTTGGTTCTACATTTAGAGCAAATAGCTTTTTTAAACGAATCGAATTGTGGGCCAATACAAACACGATTTCTCCAATGCCAATAGGAACAGCTTGTTGCTCCTTTGAATATATCTCAGCATGTGGGCCAAGATATCAAATGGATAGATTTATTCCAGCACTTCTGCAAGTCGATCCTTCTGAGTCGGACTTACTTATCATTTCAGGTCCGATAACCACCAAAATGTTGCCCTACCTCTTAAGAATATATGAAAAAATGGTCTCTCCTAAATGGGTTATTGCATTGGGTGCATGTACTTCTTGTGGAGGACCTTTTAATGGGCCAAATATAATTCATTCAATTGAAAAATACATAAATATTGATCTCTTTATTCCTGGTTGCCCACCATCTCCGCAATCTATTATCGAAGGAGTACTAACTCTTAAAGAAAAAATTAAGGCCGAACTGTGA
- a CDS encoding class I SAM-dependent methyltransferase: METVREERNNNTIIVDKKVFKESSLSSTQKIEDVDQAYNSSGLFYDLRGLCILVIAYRNFLFKQIRYFAKNIGTKHLEIAVGTGSLFELIYFYYRGLNFFRGSLPEIHGLDYATNMIKEARKRFSKRGNFFMDRMDASNMKYENYTFDTVNIANAVHSFPNPKECLLEIHRVMKDGGVLRMNILSNPSGPSFLKYLANKVNTFGLKKGILYKLYTLTEIENLMKECGFIISGIEKHGNCFYVECVKGKK; the protein is encoded by the coding sequence ATGGAAACTGTTAGAGAGGAAAGAAATAATAATACAATCATTGTAGATAAAAAAGTCTTTAAAGAGAGTTCTCTGTCATCTACGCAAAAAATAGAAGACGTTGATCAAGCATACAATTCTTCTGGATTATTTTATGATCTCAGAGGTCTTTGTATTTTAGTTATTGCGTATAGAAATTTTCTATTTAAACAAATTAGATATTTTGCAAAAAATATTGGAACAAAACATTTAGAAATTGCAGTTGGAACAGGAAGTTTGTTTGAACTTATTTATTTCTACTATAGAGGTTTGAATTTCTTTCGAGGGAGTCTGCCAGAGATCCATGGACTAGATTATGCTACAAATATGATTAAAGAGGCCAGAAAGAGATTTTCAAAAAGAGGCAATTTCTTTATGGATAGAATGGATGCTTCGAATATGAAATACGAAAATTATACCTTTGATACAGTTAATATTGCGAATGCGGTTCATTCTTTTCCTAATCCAAAAGAATGTTTGCTGGAAATACATAGAGTGATGAAGGACGGAGGTGTTTTAAGAATGAATATTCTCTCAAATCCCTCAGGGCCAAGCTTCTTAAAATATTTGGCCAATAAGGTAAACACTTTTGGTCTTAAAAAGGGAATTTTATATAAACTCTATACTCTCACAGAAATAGAAAATTTAATGAAGGAATGTGGTTTTATTATTTCAGGAATAGAAAAACATGGGAATTGCTTCTATGTTGAATGTGTAAAAGGCAAAAAATAG